Proteins encoded together in one Spodoptera frugiperda isolate SF20-4 chromosome 15, AGI-APGP_CSIRO_Sfru_2.0, whole genome shotgun sequence window:
- the LOC118270636 gene encoding gamma-butyrobetaine dioxygenase-like — protein sequence MFALRLVTSATKFAKTLPSAPCIKTIHTVNVLFKNKTDDLLSVDIRGESLQFPYVWLRENCQCEQCYHTSAKSRILDWNNFDLNVKPKDVSKDQNALQVTWNDGHTSQYNLNWLKFRGFTTENQNKYTETIYKPKKITWNNEDFPKIFSKHDYNEILNSDEALYNWLYQLSVYGVALIQNTPDSETAIDAVVNKIGFTKRTHYGVKFVVRNVPNTSNVAYLSSNLQLHTDLPYYEYCPGVNLLHCLVQTASKGGENILSDCHYVAQYMKVHHPEQYKLLTDTEIEWRDVGVEDGNEFFKLHRDPVICLDRHGEVTRINFSIPQRGSQFPGPIDLVKPWYEAHANFLALNQKFGARFKTAAGDILCFNNIRLLHGRNAYEDSENNVRQLIGAYVDWDEIYSRLRCLRVKLKNEDGIC from the coding sequence ATGTTCGCCTTGAGACTCGTTACGAGTGCGACAAAATTTGCAAAAACGTTGCCAAGCGCACCGTGTATCAAAACTATTCACACTGTAAATGttctattcaaaaataaaacagacgATTTACTCAGTGTTGATATTCGCGGTGAATCTCTACAGTTCCCGTACGTGTGGTTAAGAGAGAACTGCCAGTGTGAACAGTGCTATCATACTTCAGCCAAGAGCAGGATACTCGATTggaacaattttgatctaaatgtcAAACCGAAAGACGTCTCTAAAGACCAAAATGCTTTACAAGTCACCTGGAACGACGGACATACATcgcaatataatttaaactggCTAAAGTTCAGAGGCTTCACCAcggaaaatcaaaataaatacacagaAACTATTTATAAACCCAAAAAGATTACATGGAACAACGAAGACTtcccaaaaatattttccaaacacGATTACAATGAGATATTAAACTCGGATGAGGCTCTGTACAACTGGCTATACCAGTTATCTGTTTACGGAGTCGCATTGATTCAGAACACACCGGACTCCGAGACTGCTATAGATGCAGTTGTGAATAAAATCGGATTTACAAAGAGAACACACTACGGCGTCAAGTTTGTCGTGCGGAATGTGCCGAATACGAGTAATGTGGCCTACTTGTCGAGCAATTTACAGTTGCACACTGACCTACCGTACTATGAATATTGCCCTGGAGTGAATTTGTTACATTGTTTAGTTCAAACAGCTAGTAAAGGTGGGGAAAATATACTCTCCGACTGCCATTATGTCGCACAATATATGAAAGTGCATCACCCAGAGCAATATAAACTGCTGACCGACACGGAAATCGAGTGGAGAGACGTCGGGGTAGAGGATGGTAACGAGTTTTTCAAACTACATCGCGATCCAGTCATCTGCTTGGACCGACACGGTGAAGTAACGAGGATTAATTTTTCTATTCCACAAAGGGGCAGTCAGTTTCCTGGGCCCATTGATTTAGTGAAGCCTTGGTATGAAGCGCACGCTAATTTCTTAGCTTTGAACCAGAAGTTCGGTGCGCGGTTTAAAACTGCTGCTGGAGACATTCTGTGTTTCAACAACATAAGGTTGCTGCATGGTCGGAATGCATATGAGGACAGTGAGAACAACGTGAGGCAACTAATAGGAGCCTATGTGGACTGGGATGAGATATACTCGAGATTAAGGTGTTTGAGAGTGAAGTTGAAGAATGAAGATGGAATTTGCTGA
- the LOC118270623 gene encoding tripeptidyl-peptidase 2 isoform X2, whose translation MADAPIDCDFPVWGLMPKKETGVVSFITKNPIYDGRDTVIAIFDSGVDPAATGLTVTSTGETKVIERYDCSGCGDVDTSTVIKKVSDGCITGLTGRKLKIPENWKNPSGTWRVGILHPFSIYPTKLKERMQEHRKEHSWDIGYKPAFAEANKQLQDFETDVVYKSVVLSPEDKIQKEELEARVEVLHTAEKKYNDVGPTYDCVLFNDGSVWRACIDTSECGDLASGPFLGEYSVTHEHTHLTPFDEMTVSINVHDDGQTLEVVGMCSTHGTHVAAIASGYFPDEPERNGVAPGAKIVSLTIGDSRLGSMETGTALVRACIKVMELSKKFKIDVINMSYGEHAHWSNAGRIGDIICEVVNRYNVSWVVSAGNHGPALCTVGAPPDIAQPILIGVGAYVSPEMMSAAYSMRSRVCGGAFSWSSRGPAADGAAGVTLCAPGGAVAAVARFTLRNCQLMNGTSMAAPHVAGAVAMLVSGLKAKNLAYSPYSIKRALENSASYLSHVEPWAQGCGLLNVEKAFDLLGEYSTSPERDVTFSIQCGPSNAKGILLRPRVDDVPKDIGITVEPHFLQDHNDMENKSVIPKQIAFGMRLALSCDAAWLSCPQYLDMMNAARPWTVRVDTTGLQPGPHFTSIVAYDVSAVSKGPVFRVPVSVFQPEPLPLTGAAPPALTAKDVLFQPATIVRRFVIVPPEATWGVLKISTEDKEKTGRFLIHTMQLLPKKSCRCHETQKMINVTAEAPTLLPFQVVGGVTLEVVIAKYWANLGDLVVSYTVEFHGLQPDFGSKLVVSAADGLRAVTLRALRLQDVQPSAQLKYLEPAVRPSESKITPLTARDVIPPSRQIYQLVNTYNFHIAKATEVSPIISLLCDMLYESEFESQMWMLYNSCKQLMATGDAYPSKYSVKLEKGDYTLRLNVRHDNRLLLEKLQELPAVIQQRLSTPITLDVYCSQAQALTGGKKYNSGSLASGNLLPLYFAALPADKVSRSSLSVGVSLSGSVSFPRDEGARRVSSHALQYVPVDYPRRAPAPRDKDKPKHEDYMDAYKDFTTGWLAKLEGDKLEQVYEELVEKFPGYLGAHIAYLNALDSPTDAKKLPHANEEPDVTSAWCEQLISISEKVIKAIDQDKLLAYLGMKNDSRSDANKIKQEQEKQRGYLVEALCRRGTALCRLRAAPRTALLDNMHDLLKYTDLTDTKAIHYGVWHCFTFKQWGRAIKLLMKIQEERPSKEVEERLIEAYQQLGWDFYAKAAQAAIPIKYPANYRPF comes from the exons ATGGCAGACGCACCGATCGACTGTGATTTCCCCGTTTGGGGATTAATGCCGAAAAAAGAAACGGGAGTTGTATCATTTATCACCAAAAATCCAATTTATGATGGAAGAGATACTGTTATTGCTATTTTCGACTCCGGCGTCGATCCAGCGGCTACTGGACTTACG GTAACCAGTACGGGTGAAACAAAGGTTATTGAGAGGTACGACTGCAGTGGCTGCGGCGATGTGGACACTAGTACTGTCATTAAAAAAGTGTCTGATGGGTGCATTACCGGTCTCACGGGCCGCAAACTGAAG ATCCCAGAAAATTGGAAGAATCCTTCAGGAACATGGAGAGTGGGTATCCTACACCCATTTAGTATATACCCAACAAAACTGAAGGAGCGCATGCAAGAGCATCGCAAGGAACATAGCTGGGACATTGGGTACAAGCCAGCTTTTGCTGAAGCTAATAAGCAATTGCAAGATTTTGAAACTGACGTTG TGTACAAGAGTGTAGTATTGAGCCCAGAGGACAAAATCCAAAAGGAGGAGTTGGAAGCCAGGGTGGAGGTGTTGCATACTGCGGAGAAGAAGTACAATGATGTCGGACCTACTTATGACTGTGTGCTGTTCAACGATGGAAGTGTGTGGAG AGCATGCATTGACACTTCAGAATGCGGCGACCTGGCCTCAGGTCCGTTCCTGGGCGAGTACAGCGTCACCCACGAACACACGCACCTTACACCTTTTGACGAGATGACAGTCAGCATCAATGTCCATGATGACGGACAAACTCTTGAGGTCGTTGGCATGTGCT CTACGCACGGCACACACGTAGCCGCTATTGCATCAGGCTACTTCCCCGATGAACCGGAGCGTAATGGCGTGGCCCCCGGTGCCAAGATCGTCTCCCTCACCATCGGAGACAGTCGCCTGGGATCCATGGAAACTGGCACGGCGCTTGTACGAGCTTGCATTAAGGTTATGGAACTGTCCAAGAAGTTTAAGATAGATGTCATCAATATGAGCTATGGAGAACATGCGCATTGGTCTAATGCTGG TCGTATCGGCGACATAATCTGCGAGGTGGTGAACCGATACAACGTGTCGTGGGTGGTGTCGGCCGGGAACCACGGGCCCGCGCTCTGCACCGTCGGGGCCCCGCCCGACATCGCGCAGCCTATTCTTATTG GCGTGGGTGCGTACGTGTCCCCGGAGATGATGTCTGCGGCGTACTCGATGCGGAGCCGCGTGTGCGGCGGCGCCTTCAGCTGGTCGTCCCGCGGGCCGGCCGCCGACGGCGCCGCCGGCGTCACGCTCTGCGCGCCCGGCGGGGCCGTCGCCGCCGTCGCCAG ATTTACTCTAAGAAATTGTCAGCTAATGAACGGAACATCGATGGCAGCGCCTCATGTTGCGGGTGCAGTAG CTATGCTTGTATCTGGATTGAAAGCGAAGAACCTCGCATACTCTCCGTACTCCATCAAACGTGCGTTGGAGAACTCTGCCTCTTACTTGTCACATGTCGAGCCCTGGGCACAGGGCTGTGGACTGCTCAATGTTGAGAag GCCTTCGACCTGCTGGGCGAATACTCGACCTCCCCAGAACGTGACGTGACATTCAGTATCCAGTGCGGACCGAGCAATGCCAAGGGAATACTACTGAGACCGCGGGTTGATGATGTACCCAAAGACATCGGCATTACCGTCGAACCACACTTCCTACAGGACCATAACGACATGGAGA ACAAGTCAGTAATTCCGAAGCAGATCGCGTTCGGCATGCGCCTGGCTCTGTCCTGCGACGCCGCCTGGCTCTCCTGTCCGCAGTACTTGGACATGATGAACGCAGCCCGGCCTTGGACTGTACGCGTCGATACCACCGGCCTTCAACCTGGACCACATTTTACTAG TATCGTGGCGTACGACGTGTCAGCGGTGTCGAAGGGCCCGGTGTTCCGCGTCCCGGTGTCAGTGTTCCAGCCCGAGCCACTGCCGCTCActggcgccgcgccgcccgcgctcACTGCCAAGGACGTACTCTTCCAACCTGCCACCATCGTCAGGCGGTTCGTTATAG TCCCGCCTGAAGCGACGTGGGGCGTCCTAAAGATCTCAACGGAGGATAAAGAAAAGACTGGTagatttttaatacatactatGCAGTTATTGCCTAAGAAGAGCTGCAGGTGTCACGAGACACAGAAGATGATCAACGTTACTGCGGAAGCACCGACACTGTTACCCTTCCAAGTTGTT ggCGGTGTAACCCTAGAAGTAGTGATAGCGAAGTACTGGGCCAACCTCGGCGACCTGGTGGTATCATATACGGTGGAGTTCCACGGTCTGCAGCCGGACTTCGGTTCCAAGTTGGTGGTGAGCGCGGCGGACGGGCTGCGCGCCGTGACGCTGCGCGCGCTGCGCCTGCAGGACGTGCAGCCCAGCGCGCAGCTCAAGTACCTCGAGCCCGCCGTCAG GCCGTCAGAATCGAAAATAACCCCGTTAACAGCTCGTGATGTGATTCCGCCCAGTCGACAGATATATCAACTAGTCAATACTTATAATTTCCACATTGCTAAGGCAACAGAG GTGTCGCCTATTATATCGTTACTGTGCGACATGTTGTACGAGTCTGAGTTCGAGTCCCAAATGTGGATGTTGTACAATAGTTGTAAACAGCTCATGGCCACCGGCGATGCTTATCCTTCTAAG TACTCAGTGAAGCTAGAGAAGGGCGATTACACTCTGCGCCTGAACGTCCGCCACGACAATCGCCTTCTGCTGGAGAAGCTGCAGGAGCTGCCCGCCGTCATACAGCAACGACTGTCCACGCCCATCACGCTCGATGTATACTGCAGTCAGGCACAG GCATTGACTGGTGGCAAGAAATACAACTCGGGATCATTAGCTAGTGGGAACTTACTACCTCTTTATTTTGCAGCTTTACCTGCAGACAA AGTGAGCAGGTCGAGCCTGTCGGTGGGCGTGTCGCTGTCGGGGTCGGTGTCGTTCCCCCGCGACGAAGGGGCGCGGCGCGTCAGTTCGCACGCGCTGCAGTACGTGCCGGTGGACTacccgcgccgcgcgcccgcgccgcgcgacAAGGACAAGCCCAAGCACGAGGACTACATGGACGCCTACAAGGACTTCACTACCGGCTGGCTCGCCAAACTAG AGGGCGACAAATTAGAACAGGTTTATGAAGAGTTAGTGGAGAAGTTCCCAGGTTACTTGGGAGCGCACATCGCGTATCTAAACGCGCTCGACTCTCCAACTGATGCcaaaaa ACTACCTCATGCTAATGAAGAGCCCGATGTGACGTCAGCGTGGTGCGAACAGCTTATTTCTATTTCTGaaaag GTAATAAAGGCTATTGACCAGGACAAGTTGCTGGCTTACCTCGGCATGAAGAATGATTCTAGGAGTGATGCCAATAAGATTAAGCA GGAGCAGGAGAAGCAGCGCGGGTACCTGGTGGAGGCGCTGTGCCGGCGCGGCACGGCGCTGTGCCGGCTGCGGGCCGCGCCGCGGACCGCCCTGCTGGACAACATGCACGACCTGCTCAAGTACACCGACCTCACCGACACCAAG GCGATTCACTACGGTGTATGGCACTGCTTTACATTCAAGCAGTGGGGTCGCGCCATTAAGTTGCTCATGAAGATACAGGAGGAACGTCCCTCCAAGGAGGTAGAAGAGAGACTCATAGAGGCATACCAACAACTAGGGTGGGACTTCTATGCCAAGGCCGCGCAAGCCGCTATCCCTATCAAATACCCAGCCAACTATAGACCATTTTAA
- the LOC118272652 gene encoding mitotic spindle assembly checkpoint protein MAD2B, whose amino-acid sequence MDKDSCFIDITAEFLGVAFHSILYYTSVYPKNIFEMRKKYNVVVYRSIHPEVNQYIELCLKTIVECLKNNQLDCVEFVVTESEYKPLLKFVFQFDKNSMFDETVDAYLVQCEQNLRAFCLKLSSVSNNLKELPDNSSFSIYIHTNESNAVAMSINPEFEEFPLIEVKDISEETDKIIPLSRFSIRSYAIDTYVELK is encoded by the coding sequence atggaTAAAGATAGTTGTTTTATTGACATCACTGCCGAATTCTTGGGAGTTGCTTTTCACAGTATTCTTTACTATACATCAGTTtatcctaaaaatatttttgaaatgcgTAAAAAGTACAACGTTGTAGTGTATCGTTCTATACACCCTGAAGTGAATCAGTATATTGAGCTGTGCTTGAAGACAATCGTGGAATGTTTGAAGAATAATCAACTGGACTGCGTGGAGTTTGTGGTGACAGAAAGTGAATACAAACCtttattaaagtttgtttttcagTTTGATAAGAACAGCATGTTTGATGAGACTGTGGACGCGTATTTAGTGCAGTGTGAACAGAACTTGCGTGCCTTCTGCTTGAAATTGTCTTCtgttagtaataatttaaaagaacttCCTGATAATAGCAGCTTTTCCATATACATTCATACCAACGAGTCCAATGCTGTTGCAATGTCCATAAATCCAGAGTTTGAAGAGTTTCCATTAATTGAAGTAAAAGATATTTCTGAAGAGACTGACAAGATTATTCCTCTCAGCAGGTTTTCTATTAGAAGTTATGCCATAGATACTTATGTGGAACTTAAGTAA
- the LOC118270623 gene encoding tripeptidyl-peptidase 2 isoform X1 has translation MKALGRISYHIFTNYRTKQSRNNFVIRMTVNCVLPELPPKSSQLIEQCDQPMKSTVIGSSKMADAPIDCDFPVWGLMPKKETGVVSFITKNPIYDGRDTVIAIFDSGVDPAATGLTVTSTGETKVIERYDCSGCGDVDTSTVIKKVSDGCITGLTGRKLKIPENWKNPSGTWRVGILHPFSIYPTKLKERMQEHRKEHSWDIGYKPAFAEANKQLQDFETDVVYKSVVLSPEDKIQKEELEARVEVLHTAEKKYNDVGPTYDCVLFNDGSVWRACIDTSECGDLASGPFLGEYSVTHEHTHLTPFDEMTVSINVHDDGQTLEVVGMCSTHGTHVAAIASGYFPDEPERNGVAPGAKIVSLTIGDSRLGSMETGTALVRACIKVMELSKKFKIDVINMSYGEHAHWSNAGRIGDIICEVVNRYNVSWVVSAGNHGPALCTVGAPPDIAQPILIGVGAYVSPEMMSAAYSMRSRVCGGAFSWSSRGPAADGAAGVTLCAPGGAVAAVARFTLRNCQLMNGTSMAAPHVAGAVAMLVSGLKAKNLAYSPYSIKRALENSASYLSHVEPWAQGCGLLNVEKAFDLLGEYSTSPERDVTFSIQCGPSNAKGILLRPRVDDVPKDIGITVEPHFLQDHNDMENKSVIPKQIAFGMRLALSCDAAWLSCPQYLDMMNAARPWTVRVDTTGLQPGPHFTSIVAYDVSAVSKGPVFRVPVSVFQPEPLPLTGAAPPALTAKDVLFQPATIVRRFVIVPPEATWGVLKISTEDKEKTGRFLIHTMQLLPKKSCRCHETQKMINVTAEAPTLLPFQVVGGVTLEVVIAKYWANLGDLVVSYTVEFHGLQPDFGSKLVVSAADGLRAVTLRALRLQDVQPSAQLKYLEPAVRPSESKITPLTARDVIPPSRQIYQLVNTYNFHIAKATEVSPIISLLCDMLYESEFESQMWMLYNSCKQLMATGDAYPSKYSVKLEKGDYTLRLNVRHDNRLLLEKLQELPAVIQQRLSTPITLDVYCSQAQALTGGKKYNSGSLASGNLLPLYFAALPADKVSRSSLSVGVSLSGSVSFPRDEGARRVSSHALQYVPVDYPRRAPAPRDKDKPKHEDYMDAYKDFTTGWLAKLEGDKLEQVYEELVEKFPGYLGAHIAYLNALDSPTDAKKLPHANEEPDVTSAWCEQLISISEKVIKAIDQDKLLAYLGMKNDSRSDANKIKQEQEKQRGYLVEALCRRGTALCRLRAAPRTALLDNMHDLLKYTDLTDTKAIHYGVWHCFTFKQWGRAIKLLMKIQEERPSKEVEERLIEAYQQLGWDFYAKAAQAAIPIKYPANYRPF, from the exons ATGAAAGCGCTGGGCAGGATTTCGTACCACATTTTCACAAATTATCGGACTAAGCAAAGTAGAAACAATTTCGTAATTCGAATGACAGTAAACTGTGTGTTACCAGAGCTACCACCAAAATCCTCCCAGCTGATAGAACAGTGTGACCAACCAATGAAAAGCACAG TTATCGGGTCATCAAAAATGGCAGACGCACCGATCGACTGTGATTTCCCCGTTTGGGGATTAATGCCGAAAAAAGAAACGGGAGTTGTATCATTTATCACCAAAAATCCAATTTATGATGGAAGAGATACTGTTATTGCTATTTTCGACTCCGGCGTCGATCCAGCGGCTACTGGACTTACG GTAACCAGTACGGGTGAAACAAAGGTTATTGAGAGGTACGACTGCAGTGGCTGCGGCGATGTGGACACTAGTACTGTCATTAAAAAAGTGTCTGATGGGTGCATTACCGGTCTCACGGGCCGCAAACTGAAG ATCCCAGAAAATTGGAAGAATCCTTCAGGAACATGGAGAGTGGGTATCCTACACCCATTTAGTATATACCCAACAAAACTGAAGGAGCGCATGCAAGAGCATCGCAAGGAACATAGCTGGGACATTGGGTACAAGCCAGCTTTTGCTGAAGCTAATAAGCAATTGCAAGATTTTGAAACTGACGTTG TGTACAAGAGTGTAGTATTGAGCCCAGAGGACAAAATCCAAAAGGAGGAGTTGGAAGCCAGGGTGGAGGTGTTGCATACTGCGGAGAAGAAGTACAATGATGTCGGACCTACTTATGACTGTGTGCTGTTCAACGATGGAAGTGTGTGGAG AGCATGCATTGACACTTCAGAATGCGGCGACCTGGCCTCAGGTCCGTTCCTGGGCGAGTACAGCGTCACCCACGAACACACGCACCTTACACCTTTTGACGAGATGACAGTCAGCATCAATGTCCATGATGACGGACAAACTCTTGAGGTCGTTGGCATGTGCT CTACGCACGGCACACACGTAGCCGCTATTGCATCAGGCTACTTCCCCGATGAACCGGAGCGTAATGGCGTGGCCCCCGGTGCCAAGATCGTCTCCCTCACCATCGGAGACAGTCGCCTGGGATCCATGGAAACTGGCACGGCGCTTGTACGAGCTTGCATTAAGGTTATGGAACTGTCCAAGAAGTTTAAGATAGATGTCATCAATATGAGCTATGGAGAACATGCGCATTGGTCTAATGCTGG TCGTATCGGCGACATAATCTGCGAGGTGGTGAACCGATACAACGTGTCGTGGGTGGTGTCGGCCGGGAACCACGGGCCCGCGCTCTGCACCGTCGGGGCCCCGCCCGACATCGCGCAGCCTATTCTTATTG GCGTGGGTGCGTACGTGTCCCCGGAGATGATGTCTGCGGCGTACTCGATGCGGAGCCGCGTGTGCGGCGGCGCCTTCAGCTGGTCGTCCCGCGGGCCGGCCGCCGACGGCGCCGCCGGCGTCACGCTCTGCGCGCCCGGCGGGGCCGTCGCCGCCGTCGCCAG ATTTACTCTAAGAAATTGTCAGCTAATGAACGGAACATCGATGGCAGCGCCTCATGTTGCGGGTGCAGTAG CTATGCTTGTATCTGGATTGAAAGCGAAGAACCTCGCATACTCTCCGTACTCCATCAAACGTGCGTTGGAGAACTCTGCCTCTTACTTGTCACATGTCGAGCCCTGGGCACAGGGCTGTGGACTGCTCAATGTTGAGAag GCCTTCGACCTGCTGGGCGAATACTCGACCTCCCCAGAACGTGACGTGACATTCAGTATCCAGTGCGGACCGAGCAATGCCAAGGGAATACTACTGAGACCGCGGGTTGATGATGTACCCAAAGACATCGGCATTACCGTCGAACCACACTTCCTACAGGACCATAACGACATGGAGA ACAAGTCAGTAATTCCGAAGCAGATCGCGTTCGGCATGCGCCTGGCTCTGTCCTGCGACGCCGCCTGGCTCTCCTGTCCGCAGTACTTGGACATGATGAACGCAGCCCGGCCTTGGACTGTACGCGTCGATACCACCGGCCTTCAACCTGGACCACATTTTACTAG TATCGTGGCGTACGACGTGTCAGCGGTGTCGAAGGGCCCGGTGTTCCGCGTCCCGGTGTCAGTGTTCCAGCCCGAGCCACTGCCGCTCActggcgccgcgccgcccgcgctcACTGCCAAGGACGTACTCTTCCAACCTGCCACCATCGTCAGGCGGTTCGTTATAG TCCCGCCTGAAGCGACGTGGGGCGTCCTAAAGATCTCAACGGAGGATAAAGAAAAGACTGGTagatttttaatacatactatGCAGTTATTGCCTAAGAAGAGCTGCAGGTGTCACGAGACACAGAAGATGATCAACGTTACTGCGGAAGCACCGACACTGTTACCCTTCCAAGTTGTT ggCGGTGTAACCCTAGAAGTAGTGATAGCGAAGTACTGGGCCAACCTCGGCGACCTGGTGGTATCATATACGGTGGAGTTCCACGGTCTGCAGCCGGACTTCGGTTCCAAGTTGGTGGTGAGCGCGGCGGACGGGCTGCGCGCCGTGACGCTGCGCGCGCTGCGCCTGCAGGACGTGCAGCCCAGCGCGCAGCTCAAGTACCTCGAGCCCGCCGTCAG GCCGTCAGAATCGAAAATAACCCCGTTAACAGCTCGTGATGTGATTCCGCCCAGTCGACAGATATATCAACTAGTCAATACTTATAATTTCCACATTGCTAAGGCAACAGAG GTGTCGCCTATTATATCGTTACTGTGCGACATGTTGTACGAGTCTGAGTTCGAGTCCCAAATGTGGATGTTGTACAATAGTTGTAAACAGCTCATGGCCACCGGCGATGCTTATCCTTCTAAG TACTCAGTGAAGCTAGAGAAGGGCGATTACACTCTGCGCCTGAACGTCCGCCACGACAATCGCCTTCTGCTGGAGAAGCTGCAGGAGCTGCCCGCCGTCATACAGCAACGACTGTCCACGCCCATCACGCTCGATGTATACTGCAGTCAGGCACAG GCATTGACTGGTGGCAAGAAATACAACTCGGGATCATTAGCTAGTGGGAACTTACTACCTCTTTATTTTGCAGCTTTACCTGCAGACAA AGTGAGCAGGTCGAGCCTGTCGGTGGGCGTGTCGCTGTCGGGGTCGGTGTCGTTCCCCCGCGACGAAGGGGCGCGGCGCGTCAGTTCGCACGCGCTGCAGTACGTGCCGGTGGACTacccgcgccgcgcgcccgcgccgcgcgacAAGGACAAGCCCAAGCACGAGGACTACATGGACGCCTACAAGGACTTCACTACCGGCTGGCTCGCCAAACTAG AGGGCGACAAATTAGAACAGGTTTATGAAGAGTTAGTGGAGAAGTTCCCAGGTTACTTGGGAGCGCACATCGCGTATCTAAACGCGCTCGACTCTCCAACTGATGCcaaaaa ACTACCTCATGCTAATGAAGAGCCCGATGTGACGTCAGCGTGGTGCGAACAGCTTATTTCTATTTCTGaaaag GTAATAAAGGCTATTGACCAGGACAAGTTGCTGGCTTACCTCGGCATGAAGAATGATTCTAGGAGTGATGCCAATAAGATTAAGCA GGAGCAGGAGAAGCAGCGCGGGTACCTGGTGGAGGCGCTGTGCCGGCGCGGCACGGCGCTGTGCCGGCTGCGGGCCGCGCCGCGGACCGCCCTGCTGGACAACATGCACGACCTGCTCAAGTACACCGACCTCACCGACACCAAG GCGATTCACTACGGTGTATGGCACTGCTTTACATTCAAGCAGTGGGGTCGCGCCATTAAGTTGCTCATGAAGATACAGGAGGAACGTCCCTCCAAGGAGGTAGAAGAGAGACTCATAGAGGCATACCAACAACTAGGGTGGGACTTCTATGCCAAGGCCGCGCAAGCCGCTATCCCTATCAAATACCCAGCCAACTATAGACCATTTTAA
- the LOC118270642 gene encoding NADH dehydrogenase [ubiquinone] 1 alpha subcomplex subunit 1 yields the protein MWFNILPGAIIISTCVGLPGFGLWWLHYLVLGNHYRRTLDSRWDRHIYQRDLRLNGDPYKLTGLETIDD from the exons ATGTGGTTCAACATTTTACCTGGAGCCATCATTATATCTACATGCGTTGGATTGCCAGGATTCGGGCTTTGGTGGTTACACTATTTGGTCCTAGGAAAC CATTACAGGCGCACTCTTGACTCCAGGTGGGATCGCCATATTTACCAGAGGGATCTGAGACTCAATGGAGATCCCTACAAACTAACT GGTCTGGAGACAATTGATGATTGA